One window of the Klebsiella oxytoca genome contains the following:
- a CDS encoding NUDIX hydrolase, with the protein MKKLLILIAGPVRSGTQNRPELIEANLNNMAQVALSVYKKGHIPVVGEWLALPIAKAAGSTQIGDEISEAYLYPVAHRLISRCDAILRLPGESRGADLDIEEGKKMGLSIYYALEEIPDCQAR; encoded by the coding sequence ATGAAGAAGTTACTTATTTTGATCGCCGGCCCGGTACGCAGCGGTACCCAGAATCGCCCGGAATTAATCGAAGCTAACCTGAACAACATGGCCCAGGTTGCGCTAAGCGTGTACAAAAAAGGTCATATTCCGGTCGTCGGCGAATGGCTGGCTTTGCCCATAGCCAAAGCCGCGGGTTCCACGCAAATTGGCGATGAGATTAGCGAAGCGTATCTCTACCCCGTCGCCCACCGGTTAATTAGCCGCTGTGACGCTATTTTACGCCTGCCGGGCGAGTCGCGCGGCGCGGATCTGGATATTGAGGAAGGCAAAAAAATGGGGCTGTCGATTTACTATGCCCTGGAAGAGATCCCTGACTGTCAGGCACGATAA
- a CDS encoding EAL domain-containing protein encodes MDGIKSIRLQPIYDLHNAQLYGYEVLSEISPATDNERWFHQQSANQLLALHQWQIQQLQALSIKNKLFLNLPLAALQLPEIDKQLVEGTRDTIIELQDPETLLTMNAVQILKFRQQLAKLSIAGFTIWLDDYRPEYSSILNLLNWRFGGVKIERQVFQMHRNSPDMLIDLVSHARRYGKKIVIEGIETEEDLFTVLQSSADLAQGFLWSELRIPVSD; translated from the coding sequence ATGGACGGAATAAAAAGCATTCGCCTGCAGCCAATATACGATCTACACAATGCACAACTCTATGGATATGAAGTACTGTCTGAAATTTCCCCGGCAACCGATAATGAACGGTGGTTTCACCAGCAATCCGCAAATCAGCTACTGGCTCTGCATCAATGGCAGATACAGCAGTTGCAGGCACTATCAATAAAAAACAAATTATTTTTGAATCTCCCTTTAGCCGCATTACAGCTACCAGAAATCGACAAACAACTCGTTGAAGGTACTCGCGATACAATCATCGAGCTCCAGGATCCAGAGACGCTCCTGACGATGAATGCCGTCCAGATTTTGAAATTTCGTCAACAGCTGGCAAAACTCAGCATCGCGGGGTTTACCATCTGGCTTGATGACTATCGCCCTGAATACAGCTCCATACTTAACCTGCTCAACTGGCGATTCGGCGGAGTTAAAATTGAAAGGCAAGTTTTTCAGATGCACCGAAACTCGCCGGATATGCTCATCGACCTGGTGAGTCACGCTCGCCGCTATGGCAAAAAAATAGTAATTGAAGGGATTGAAACGGAGGAGGATCTGTTCACCGTCCTAC
- a CDS encoding winged helix-turn-helix domain-containing protein: MNKLYILEGCIYFDEQAMALSINGEQENTIILPAPSARLLSELIKTNGTMVTREELLVRVWEDYGYRASNSNLNNYLSILRRSLTSLLPQTILITTLPKKGIVFQANIEECSVNTHQNEPAESTAIIEYEEPEPTPEPESEPETGAALLPKWRKITPKIVLFASIGLLFSAAIWSFFPTSLPVMSERHLFTLSQCRFYLIQDTPLSQNEVLSIMDKYDISLNCDSYPRDVFVTHYDETGKRRVMTFFAWCQRDDNGKYTRCENIKKVSWRRV; encoded by the coding sequence ATGAATAAATTATATATTCTTGAGGGTTGTATTTATTTTGATGAGCAAGCAATGGCGCTTTCTATTAACGGTGAGCAAGAAAACACCATTATATTACCCGCCCCCTCAGCGCGATTACTTAGTGAGCTTATAAAAACTAACGGAACTATGGTCACGCGAGAGGAATTATTGGTACGGGTCTGGGAGGACTATGGTTACCGGGCATCTAATAGTAATCTGAACAATTATTTGAGCATATTGCGCCGGAGCCTAACATCTTTATTACCACAAACGATATTGATAACAACTTTACCTAAAAAAGGTATTGTTTTTCAGGCTAATATTGAAGAATGCTCAGTTAACACACATCAGAATGAGCCCGCTGAAAGCACGGCGATTATTGAATATGAAGAGCCTGAGCCAACCCCTGAACCGGAGTCAGAACCAGAGACTGGAGCGGCTCTTTTGCCGAAATGGCGAAAAATAACCCCAAAAATTGTTCTTTTTGCCAGCATTGGGTTACTTTTCTCTGCTGCCATCTGGTCGTTTTTCCCCACATCTTTACCCGTTATGTCTGAACGCCATCTTTTTACCCTTTCCCAATGTCGCTTTTATCTGATACAGGATACGCCGCTGAGTCAAAATGAAGTGCTATCCATTATGGATAAATATGATATCAGCCTGAATTGCGATAGCTATCCGCGCGATGTTTTTGTCACCCATTATGATGAGACCGGTAAACGCCGGGTTATGACATTTTTTGCCTGGTGCCAGCGTGATGATAATGGGAAATATACGCGCTGTGAAAATATCAAGAAAGTATCATGGAGAAGGGTGTGA